A portion of the Bombina bombina isolate aBomBom1 chromosome 11, aBomBom1.pri, whole genome shotgun sequence genome contains these proteins:
- the TFAP4 gene encoding transcription factor AP-4 isoform X2: MEYFMMPAQKVPSLQHFRKTEKEVIGGLCSLANIPLTPETQRDQERRIRREIANSNERRRMQSINAGFQSLKTLIPHTDGEKLSKAAILQQTAEYIFSLEQEKTRLLQQNNQLKRFIQEFSGSSPKRRRAEDKDEGIGSPDIWEEEKAEDLRREMIELRQQLDKERSIRMMLEEQLLPAHLPPAPTHHPTVIVPAPTPTSHHVNVVTMGHSSVISTVSTSRQNLDTIVQAIQHIEGTRDRQLQEEEQRRAVIVNTSRPCGDSDTASDTECDESDAEQSKDDSMGDP, from the exons ATGGAGTATTTCATGATGCCCGCGCAGAAAGTGCCCTCTTTGCAACACTTCAGGAAAACAGAGAAAGAAGTCATTGGTGGATTATGCAG CCTGGCCAATATCCCTCTGAcaccagagacacagagagaccaAGAAAGACGAATACGCCGGGAGATTGCGAACAGCAACGAACGTCGTCGGATGCAGAGCATTAATGCTGGATTTCAGTCTCTTAAAACTCTCATCCCTCATACAGATGGGGAGAAACTCAGCAAG GCTGCAATACTACAGCAGACGGCAGAATATATATTCTCACTGGAACAGGAGAAGACCAGATTATTACAGCAAAATAACCAGCTCAAGAGATTTATCCAG GAATTTAGTGGTTCGTCCCCCAAACGGCGGCGGGCAGAAGATAAGGATGAAGGGATTGGCTCCCCGGATATTTGGGAGGAGGAGAAAGCGGAGGATCTGAGGAGGGAAATGATAGAGCTGAGACAGCAGCTAGATAAGGAACGGTCGATCAGGATGATGTTGGAGGAGCAG CTCCTGCCAGCGCACCTGCCCCCGGCTCCTACTCATCATCCCACAGTCATTGTTCCTGCCCCTACACCCACTTCCCATCATGTCAACGTTGTGACAATGGGTCATTCCTCTGTAATCAGCACAGTGTCTACATCGCGGCAAAATTTGGACACAATTGTGCAG GCCATCCAGCACATCGAGGGTACGCGGGACAGGCAATTACAGGAAGAGGAGCAGCGGAGGGCAGTTATAGTAAACACTTCCCGTCCATGCGGAGATTCAGACACAGCGTCCGACACAGAATGCGATGAGAGCGATGCAGAGCAAAGCAAGGATGACTCCATGGGCGATCCCTGA
- the TFAP4 gene encoding transcription factor AP-4 isoform X1 gives MEYFMMPAQKVPSLQHFRKTEKEVIGGLCSLANIPLTPETQRDQERRIRREIANSNERRRMQSINAGFQSLKTLIPHTDGEKLSKAAILQQTAEYIFSLEQEKTRLLQQNNQLKRFIQEFSGSSPKRRRAEDKDEGIGSPDIWEEEKAEDLRREMIELRQQLDKERSIRMMLEEQVRALEAHMYPEKLKAIAQQIQEGGQTQGEQHEALDRGKQHLFSQLLPAHLPPAPTHHPTVIVPAPTPTSHHVNVVTMGHSSVISTVSTSRQNLDTIVQAIQHIEGTRDRQLQEEEQRRAVIVNTSRPCGDSDTASDTECDESDAEQSKDDSMGDP, from the exons ATGGAGTATTTCATGATGCCCGCGCAGAAAGTGCCCTCTTTGCAACACTTCAGGAAAACAGAGAAAGAAGTCATTGGTGGATTATGCAG CCTGGCCAATATCCCTCTGAcaccagagacacagagagaccaAGAAAGACGAATACGCCGGGAGATTGCGAACAGCAACGAACGTCGTCGGATGCAGAGCATTAATGCTGGATTTCAGTCTCTTAAAACTCTCATCCCTCATACAGATGGGGAGAAACTCAGCAAG GCTGCAATACTACAGCAGACGGCAGAATATATATTCTCACTGGAACAGGAGAAGACCAGATTATTACAGCAAAATAACCAGCTCAAGAGATTTATCCAG GAATTTAGTGGTTCGTCCCCCAAACGGCGGCGGGCAGAAGATAAGGATGAAGGGATTGGCTCCCCGGATATTTGGGAGGAGGAGAAAGCGGAGGATCTGAGGAGGGAAATGATAGAGCTGAGACAGCAGCTAGATAAGGAACGGTCGATCAGGATGATGTTGGAGGAGCAG GTTCGAGCCCTTGAAGCTCACATGTACCCAGAGAAGCTGAAGGCAATAGCGCAGCAAATCCAGGAGGGGGGGCAGACACAGGGGGAGCAGCACGAGGCTCTTGACAGGGGCAAGCAACACCTCTTCTCTCAG CTCCTGCCAGCGCACCTGCCCCCGGCTCCTACTCATCATCCCACAGTCATTGTTCCTGCCCCTACACCCACTTCCCATCATGTCAACGTTGTGACAATGGGTCATTCCTCTGTAATCAGCACAGTGTCTACATCGCGGCAAAATTTGGACACAATTGTGCAG GCCATCCAGCACATCGAGGGTACGCGGGACAGGCAATTACAGGAAGAGGAGCAGCGGAGGGCAGTTATAGTAAACACTTCCCGTCCATGCGGAGATTCAGACACAGCGTCCGACACAGAATGCGATGAGAGCGATGCAGAGCAAAGCAAGGATGACTCCATGGGCGATCCCTGA